In Bdellovibrionota bacterium, a genomic segment contains:
- the mobC gene encoding plasmid mobilization relaxosome protein MobC: protein MKEIEGERVSDEAGSEPCSPTTSVSARPTHFVRRKPTTVEVSSEVRSRVVPIRFTPTEFLRLQEVSSNVQISVSECVRRAAFGRKLPPPPVPSINREAYVELSRIGNNLNQMVKRIHTGEVKIVNLPLVYQLQEEVKKVGLLFLGAEKA, encoded by the coding sequence TTGAAAGAAATCGAGGGAGAAAGAGTGTCGGATGAAGCGGGTAGCGAGCCATGCTCCCCGACTACGTCGGTGAGCGCTCGTCCTACTCACTTCGTTCGCAGGAAACCGACTACGGTGGAAGTCTCTTCCGAAGTTCGCAGCCGTGTTGTGCCGATCCGATTCACGCCGACGGAATTTCTACGGCTTCAAGAAGTTTCTTCGAACGTGCAAATCAGCGTGAGCGAATGCGTCCGGCGTGCCGCCTTTGGTCGCAAACTTCCGCCTCCGCCCGTTCCGTCCATCAATCGGGAGGCCTACGTCGAGCTCTCGCGGATCGGAAATAACCTCAATCAAATGGTCAAACGAATTCACACGGGAGAAGTAAAAATCGTCAATCTGCCCCTCGTGTACCAGCTTCAGGAAGAGGTAAAAAAAGTGGGCCTCCTGTTCCTTGGAGCGGAGAAAGCATGA
- a CDS encoding DUF4412 domain-containing protein yields the protein MKGNDMKLLAFFALIIVPLPSFAEQGWVLVYETEFRQYREQLGQKPEFVGPASTSQIRVYMAPSAVRTDNPFGKNSRDPDLNWMFRKGDGQPTLVWPNRKTYSEQPGKPLTQAELKDQARSQFHPMGKTKTIAGYDCVVMARKHDPGFKTSGSQNWGTEEICLAIKLAPVFDLDAKFGWSISEPVSPWNLPKGMKGIPVEKVNRTASGFVSSWTTLKSAVSKEIPASLFEIPAGYKKMEFDLGKAFMEGFTGKKPSEMK from the coding sequence ATGAAAGGAAACGATATGAAGTTACTTGCTTTTTTTGCCCTCATAATCGTCCCACTCCCATCATTTGCTGAGCAAGGCTGGGTGCTCGTATACGAGACGGAGTTCCGGCAATATCGAGAGCAACTCGGGCAGAAACCCGAATTTGTCGGGCCCGCATCCACTTCCCAGATTCGGGTATATATGGCACCGAGCGCCGTTCGAACGGATAACCCGTTTGGGAAGAACTCCAGAGACCCCGACCTGAACTGGATGTTTCGTAAAGGTGACGGCCAACCCACTCTCGTGTGGCCCAACCGCAAGACTTACTCCGAACAACCTGGCAAACCTCTGACTCAAGCCGAATTAAAGGACCAAGCGAGGTCCCAGTTTCATCCCATGGGCAAGACGAAGACAATTGCAGGATATGATTGTGTCGTTATGGCTCGGAAACATGATCCTGGTTTTAAGACGAGCGGCTCGCAAAATTGGGGAACCGAAGAAATTTGCCTGGCGATCAAGCTCGCACCGGTATTCGACTTGGACGCGAAGTTTGGCTGGTCGATCTCCGAACCGGTGTCGCCATGGAACCTACCAAAGGGAATGAAAGGGATTCCCGTCGAAAAAGTTAATCGCACGGCATCGGGTTTCGTCTCTTCTTGGACGACTTTAAAATCGGCTGTTTCCAAAGAGATTCCGGCGTCGCTTTTTGAGATCCCGGCCGGGTACAAGAAGATGGAATTTGATCTAGGAAAAGCCTTTATGGAAGGGTTTACGGGTAAGAAACCGAGTGAGATGAAGTAG